The following coding sequences lie in one Osmerus mordax isolate fOsmMor3 chromosome 13, fOsmMor3.pri, whole genome shotgun sequence genomic window:
- the LOC136955232 gene encoding COUP transcription factor 2-like isoform X1 has protein sequence MAMVAWRSAEDVADTQGTISSPGSQVGSLSISTDLTGHLNPTSSLDVTPTTQTATQGAPASNTTQSITNQSMNGAIDKQQPQQIECVVCGDKSSGKHYGQFTCEGCKSFFKRSVRRNLSYTCRASRNCPIDQHHRNQCQYCRLKKCLKVGMRREACRRSYIYSVLFFAAVQRGRVLPTQPYHGQFTLNGDPLQCHSYLSGYISLLLRAEPYPTSRYGTQCMQSNNLMGIENICELAARMLFSAVEWARNIPFFPDLQITDQVALLRLTWSELFVLNAAQCSMPVHVAPLLAAAGLHASPMSADRVVAFMDHIRIFQEQVEKLKVLHVDSAEYSCIKAIVLFTSDACGLSDVAHVEGLQEKSQCALEEYVRSQYPNQPTRFGKLLLRLPSLRTVSSSVIEQLFFVRLVGKTPIETLIRDMLLSGSSFNWPYMSLQ, from the exons ATGGCAATGGTAGCGTGGAGAAGCGCAGAAGATGTCGCCGACACTCAAGGCACAATCTCTTCACCTGGCTCACAAGTGGGATCTCTGTCTATATCGACCGATCTAACGGGCCACCTGAATCCGACGTCCTCGCTGGATGTTACTCCAACAACTCAGACAGCGACCCAAGGCGCCCCTGCAAGCAATACGACGCAGTCTATCACAAACCAGTCGATGAACGGTGCAATAGACAAACAACAACCTCAACAAATAGAGTGCGTCGTATGTGGCGACAAATCGAGTGGAAAGCATTATGGACAGTTCACGTGCGAGGGATGTAAAAGCTTTTTCAAACGGAGCGTCCGAAGGAACCTCAGCTACACTTGTAGGGCAAGCAGGAACTGTCCAATAGATCAGCACCATCGTAACCAGTGCCAATATTGTCGCTTGAAGAAATGCCTTAAAGTAGGCATGAGACGGGAAG CATGCAGACGTTCATACATTTATTCCGTTCTATTTTTTGCAGCAGTTCAAAGAGGACGGGTATTACCGACGCAGCCATACCACGGCCAATTCACCTTAAATGGAGACCCTCTACAGTGCCATTCTTACCTTTCCGGATACATATCTCTTCTCCTACGAGCGGAACCCTACCCAACATCCCGATATGGCACTCAGTGTATGCAGTCAAACAACCTCATGGGTATCGAAAACATCTGCGAACTGGCGGCCAGGATGCTTTTTAGCGCCGTTGAGTGGGCCAGGAACATCCCTTTTTTTCCAGATCTCCAAATCACAGACCAAGTAGCCCTTCTAAGGCTAACCTGGAGTGAGCTGTTTGTTCTGAACGCGGCACAGTGCTCTATGCCGGTACATGTAGCCCCATTACTGGCTGCAGCAGGCCTCCATGCCTCCCCCATGTCTGCAGATAGAGTTGTAGCGTTCATGGACCACATTCGGATATTTCAAGAACAAGTAGAAAAGCTGAAAGTCCTGCATGTGGATTCAGCAGAATACAGCTGCATAAAGGCCATTGTCCTCTTCACTTCAG ATGCGTGTGGTCTGTCGGATGTGGCTCATGTTGAAGGGTTACAAGAGAAATCCCAGTGTGCTTTAGAGGAGTATGTCAGGAGCCAGTACCCCAACCAGCCAACAAGATTTGGGAAGCTATTGCTTCGCCTGCCTTCCCTTCGCACAGTGTCGTCGTCCGTAATAGAACAATTGTTCTTCGTCCGACTAGTCGGCAAAACCCCAATTGAAACTTTGATAAGGGATATGCTGCTTTCGGGCAGCAGTTTCAATTGGCCTTACATGTCGCTTCAGTAG
- the LOC136955232 gene encoding COUP transcription factor 2-like isoform X2, giving the protein MAMVAWRSAEDVADTQGTISSPGSQVGSLSISTDLTGHLNPTSSLDVTPTTQTATQGAPASNTTQSITNQSMNGAIDKQQPQQIECVVCGDKSSGKHYGQFTCEGCKSFFKRSVRRNLSYTCRASRNCPIDQHHRNQCQYCRLKKCLKVGMRREAVQRGRVLPTQPYHGQFTLNGDPLQCHSYLSGYISLLLRAEPYPTSRYGTQCMQSNNLMGIENICELAARMLFSAVEWARNIPFFPDLQITDQVALLRLTWSELFVLNAAQCSMPVHVAPLLAAAGLHASPMSADRVVAFMDHIRIFQEQVEKLKVLHVDSAEYSCIKAIVLFTSDACGLSDVAHVEGLQEKSQCALEEYVRSQYPNQPTRFGKLLLRLPSLRTVSSSVIEQLFFVRLVGKTPIETLIRDMLLSGSSFNWPYMSLQ; this is encoded by the exons ATGGCAATGGTAGCGTGGAGAAGCGCAGAAGATGTCGCCGACACTCAAGGCACAATCTCTTCACCTGGCTCACAAGTGGGATCTCTGTCTATATCGACCGATCTAACGGGCCACCTGAATCCGACGTCCTCGCTGGATGTTACTCCAACAACTCAGACAGCGACCCAAGGCGCCCCTGCAAGCAATACGACGCAGTCTATCACAAACCAGTCGATGAACGGTGCAATAGACAAACAACAACCTCAACAAATAGAGTGCGTCGTATGTGGCGACAAATCGAGTGGAAAGCATTATGGACAGTTCACGTGCGAGGGATGTAAAAGCTTTTTCAAACGGAGCGTCCGAAGGAACCTCAGCTACACTTGTAGGGCAAGCAGGAACTGTCCAATAGATCAGCACCATCGTAACCAGTGCCAATATTGTCGCTTGAAGAAATGCCTTAAAGTAGGCATGAGACGGGAAG CAGTTCAAAGAGGACGGGTATTACCGACGCAGCCATACCACGGCCAATTCACCTTAAATGGAGACCCTCTACAGTGCCATTCTTACCTTTCCGGATACATATCTCTTCTCCTACGAGCGGAACCCTACCCAACATCCCGATATGGCACTCAGTGTATGCAGTCAAACAACCTCATGGGTATCGAAAACATCTGCGAACTGGCGGCCAGGATGCTTTTTAGCGCCGTTGAGTGGGCCAGGAACATCCCTTTTTTTCCAGATCTCCAAATCACAGACCAAGTAGCCCTTCTAAGGCTAACCTGGAGTGAGCTGTTTGTTCTGAACGCGGCACAGTGCTCTATGCCGGTACATGTAGCCCCATTACTGGCTGCAGCAGGCCTCCATGCCTCCCCCATGTCTGCAGATAGAGTTGTAGCGTTCATGGACCACATTCGGATATTTCAAGAACAAGTAGAAAAGCTGAAAGTCCTGCATGTGGATTCAGCAGAATACAGCTGCATAAAGGCCATTGTCCTCTTCACTTCAG ATGCGTGTGGTCTGTCGGATGTGGCTCATGTTGAAGGGTTACAAGAGAAATCCCAGTGTGCTTTAGAGGAGTATGTCAGGAGCCAGTACCCCAACCAGCCAACAAGATTTGGGAAGCTATTGCTTCGCCTGCCTTCCCTTCGCACAGTGTCGTCGTCCGTAATAGAACAATTGTTCTTCGTCCGACTAGTCGGCAAAACCCCAATTGAAACTTTGATAAGGGATATGCTGCTTTCGGGCAGCAGTTTCAATTGGCCTTACATGTCGCTTCAGTAG
- the mctp2b gene encoding multiple C2 and transmembrane domain-containing protein 2: protein MDSKKPSMLSQLRHRTRPLFSNLRKGKKSPSKPEVRPEHMLDHRMSLSVPDIRDLRRESCPVPSALRPPDFGPPDTYHSSPSSPQTWCQTPVADQGVVNCPAGSTLAVRSSPRLGVPIDSTDCASQESGHSRGPYEEEEEEEEEEEGLPDQSSRAAGFMEQQPRELAQTETMILNSRTVPSVEVSDDITEHHSNSNDLDAQTFHDIENNGFEMGSEALSVSESVRELQRSYLLSINLKEGRNLVIRDRCGTSDPYVKFKLDGKTIYKSKVVYKNLNPTWNESFSFPVRDLDHRLYIKVYDRDLTTDDFMGSGSVLLSELELEKTCEMVLRLDDPNSLEDDMGVIVVDMCLSLRDGEGKRNNKWPPKRKRSLRSGVSHQSRRLSESLRKSQLWSTVIRVTLVEGQDLPVDGQGEVFVRFKLGDQRYKSTNQCKKPKPQWRERFDFNRFLYSPDVLEVEVWSKEGRKYEECYGRCEVDLSMVPANQTHLFNQPLDRGKGRVVFLISLSACSGVSISDLCAPPLEEAHERDNMFERYSLKGSFKNPRDVGFLQIKVIKAADLLAADLNGKSDPFCVLELGNDRLQTHTVYKTLNPEWNKVFTFPVKDIHDILEVTVFDEDGDKPPDFLGRVAIPLLSIHNGQQIACQLRKEDLGALTKGTISLELEVIFNPVRAGIRTFKPKEKKFMEDNPKFSKKILARNVLRVRTLYKAIMSTLQYIKSCFQWESVQRSLIAFLMFLVTVWHWEFYMLPLFLVLLISWNYLQEASGRVNQDLDHVDFADEDDEDEKESERRGLMEKIHMVQETVITVQNLLEEIACFGERIKNTFNWSVPFLSNLAFLVFLILTVIVYFIPLRYIVLVWGINKFTKKLRDPYAIDNNEVLDFLRRVPSDVQKVQYSEPKASSSLSPLRRKRTT, encoded by the exons ATGGACTCGAAGAAGCCGAGCATGTTGAGCCAACTGCGCCACCGAACCAGGCCCCTGTTCAGCAACCTTCGCAAAGGAAAGAAGAGCCCCAGCAAGCCTGAGGTCCGCCCAGAGCACATGCTGGACCACCGGATGAGCTTGTCTGTGCCTGACATCAGAGACCTGCGTCGGGAGTCCTGCCCCGTCCCCTCTGCCCTGCGGCCTCCAGACTTCGGGCCCCCCGACACCTACCACAGTAGTCCTTCCAGCCCACAGACTTGGTGTCAGACCCCCGTGGCAGACCAAGGGGTTGTGAACTGTCCTGCTGGATCTACCCTCGCTGTGAGGAGTTCCCCCAGACTGGGTGTGCCTATAGACAGCACTGACTGTGCCTCTCAGGAGTCTGGACACAGCAGGGGCCcctatgaggaggaggaggaggaagaagaagaggaggagggcctcCCAGACCAGAGCTCCAGAGCAGCTGGGTTCATGGAACAGCAGCCAAGGGAACTGGCCCAGACTGAGACCATGATACTGAACAGCAGAACTGTCCCTTCTGTGGAGGTATCAGACGACATCACTGAG CACCATAGCAACAGCAATGACCTTGATGCTCAAACCTTCCATGACATTGAAAACAACGGT TTCGAGATGGGCAGTGAGGCGCTGAGTGTGTCGGAGAGTGTGCGCGAGCTTCAGAGGTCCTACCTCCTCAGCATCAATCTAAAGGAGGGCCGTAATCTGGTCATCAGAGACCGCTGTG GTACCAGTGACCCTTATGTGAAGTTCAAATTAGATGGAAAAACAATCTACAAAAGCAAAGTGGTCTACAAGAACTTAAACCCAACATGGAATGAAtccttctccttccctgtccGGGACCTGGATCATAGACTCTATATTAAG GTGTATGACCGTGATCTGACCACTGATGACTTTATGGGCTCAGGCAGTGTTCTACTGAGTGAACTGGAACTAGAAAA AACTTGTGAAATGGTCCTGCGGCTGGATGACCCCAATAGTCTGGAGGATGACATGGGCGTCATTGTGGTGGACATGTGCTTGTCCCTCAGAGATGGGGAGGGTAAAAGAAATAAT AAATGGCCGCCTAAAAGAAAACGTAGTTTACGG TCAGGTGTGTCGCACCAGAGCCGTCGCCTGTCCGAGTCCCTGAGGAAAAGCCAGTTATGGAGCACGGTGATCAGGGTCACCCTGGTGGAGGGCCAAGACCTGCCTGTGGATGGCCAAGGGGAGGTGTTTGTACGCTTTAAACTGGGCGACCAGAGATACAAGAGCACG AATCAATGTAAGAAGCCCAAACcacagtggagggagagatttgACTTCAATCGGTTCCTATACAGTCCAGATGTCCTGGAGGTGGAAGTCTGGTCAAAAGAGGGAAGAAAATATGAAGAGTGTTATGGAAG ATGTGAAGTGGACCTGTCCATGGTTCCTGCCAATCAGACTCATCTGTTCAACCAGCCGCTGGATCGGGGTAAAGGTCGTGTTGTCTTCCTGATATCACTGAGCGCGTGCAGTGGCGTCTCCATCTCCGACCTGTGCGCTCCGCCCTTGGAGGAGGCCCATGAGAGAGACAACATGTTCGAAAGATAC TCTTTGAAAGGGTCCTTTAAAAACCCAAGAGATGTCGGCTTCCTTCAGATCAAGGTGATCAAGGCAGCGGATCTTTTGGCGGCAGATTTGAATG GGAAGAGTGATCCATTCTGTGTGTTGGAACTGGGGAATGATAGACTGCAGACTCACACTGTCTACAAAACTCTCAACCCAGAGTGGAACAAAGTCTTTACCTT CCCAGTTAAAGACATCCATGACATTCTGGAGGTCACTGTGTTTGACGAGGATGGTGACAAACCGCCAGATTTTCTTGGCAGAGTGGCGATACCCTTGCTGTCT ATCCACAATGGCCAGCAGATAGCCTGCCAGCTGAGAAAAGAGGACTTAGGAGCCCTAACCAAAGGGACCATATCACTAGAACTGGAAGTTATTTTTAACCCT GTTAGAGCTGGTATCAGAACATTCAAACCAAAGGAAAAAAAATTCATGGAAGACAATCCAAAGTTTTCAAAAAAG ATCCTGGCCAGAAATGTACTCCGTGTTCGTACCCTCTACAAGGCAATAATGTCTACATTACAATATATCAAAAGCTGCTTTCAGTGGGAGAGTGTCCAGAGGAGTCTCATAGCATTCCTG ATGTTCTTGGTGACGGTGTGGCACTGGGAGTTCTACATGTTGCCCCTCTTCCTCGTTCTCCTCATCTCATGGAACTACCTCCAAGAGGCCTCTGGAAGAGTCAATCAAGATTTG GACCACGTGGATTTTGCcgatgaagatgacgaagaTGAAAAG GAATCTGAGAGGAGAGGTTTGATGGAAAAAATTCACATGGTTCAAGAAACTGTCATCACTGTTCAGAATCTATTGGAGGAAATTGCATGCTTCGGGGAGAGAATTAAGAA CACATTCAACTGGTCTGTGCCCTTCCTGTCCAACCTGGCATTCCTCGTTTTCCTTATTTTAACAGTTATAGTGTACTTCATTCCTCTTCGCTACATTGTTCTAGTGTGGG GTATAAATAAATTCACCAAGAAATTACGGGACCCTTATGCGATTGATAACAATGAAGTCCTTGATTTTCTGAGGAGGGTGCCTTCAGATGTTCAAAAG GTGCAGTACAGTGAACCGAAAGCCAGCAGCTCACTAAGCCCACTCAGGAGGAAGAGAACTACATAG